CCGGATGCGATGCCCCGACAGGAAGGAATCTCTGCTCATCGAGAGCCCGTAACACTTTAGCCTGTGTCTTCAAGCTCATGTCACCGACCTCGTCGAGAAACAGCGTTCCACCATCGGCGCGTTCGAAGGTCCCTCGTTTCTCCTGCGGGCCGCCGGGAACAGCACCATGGCGATATCCAAAGAGCTCGCTTTCGATATAGTCCTCGGGGATAGCTGCGCAGTTCAGCTCAACGAAGGGCCGGTCCTTGCGGAGACTGGCTGCGTGCATCGCGCGGCCAATCAGCTCTTTGCCCGTTCCGCTCTCTCCAAAGATCAGCACGCGCCCGTTGGTAGGAGCCATCAGCTGAATCTGTTGCCGCAGGGCCTTCATCGCAACGCTCTGTCCAGTCACATTGCTTTTGGTCGTAAGTTGACGGGCAAACTCAGCATTGTCCGCGCGCATCTGCCGTGCGCGCATAGCATTCTTGACGACGATCAAGGTACGTTCCAACGAGAGCGGTTTCTCGAGAAAGTCATACGCGCCGAGCTTGGTTGCACGCACGGCAGCTTCAATCGTCCCGTGCCCACTGATAATGACTACCTCAGGCAGGCTGGTGTTTTCGAGCCGTCTAATCTCTCCCAATGTCTCCAGCCCATCTCGATCCGGCAGCCAGATATCCAGTAGCACCACGTCGTAGTCGGCATCGCGCACCAGATCCAGCGCTTCGGTCGCCGTCGCGCTTGTGGTCACGAGATACCCCTCTTCGCGAAGAATACCCTCGAGCGATTCGCGGATTTCCGCTTCGTCGTCGACGATCAGAACGTGGTTCAAGCCGTTACGCCTCCATTCCTATGTGCCGCGCTTGCCTGTCCCTCCAGTTCTCCTTCCGAACTCGCAGCAGCGCGCAATTCGATAATGAATTTCGCCCCTGCGGGAACATTCTTCTCCGCGCGAATCGTGCCCTGATGCTCCTGAACGATCTTGGCTGCAATGGCGAGCCCCAAGCCGGTGCCACGCTGCTTGGTCGAAAAGTAGGGCAGGAAGAGCCGGTCGCGCATCTCATCCGTCAAACCCGACCCCGTATCGGCGACGGTAAGCTCCACCATGCCATTCTCCAGCAGGCTGGTAGCGATACGCAGCTCTCGGAGCAGGCTCGATTGCATCGCCTCGGCGGCGTTATCGATCAGGTTGCCGAACGCGCGCTTCAGCGCATCCGGATCGGCCATCACCAGTGGCAGCCCCTTGCCCATCCGCCGAACAATGGTGATGTTCTGCATCCGTCCGGCAAACATCGCCAGGGCATTCTCCACAATCGTGTTTAGATCCGCAGGGCGCGGCTGAGCCGTGGGAAACTCTGCCAGCGCAGAGAACTGATCGACCAGTGAGCGCATGCTCTCCACTGAACTGGAGATGACCTCACTGCAACGCCGGATCACACTCGGAGAAGGTGAATCGATCTGATGAAATCGCAGCGTCTCGGCAAGCCGGTCGATGTGCCGGCGAATCTGCTCGGCGCTTAGGCCAATGGGCGTCAGAGGATTTTTAATCTCATGCGCTACCCGACGCGCCACTTCTTTCCATGCCGATTGCTTTTGAGCTCGCAGCAGCTCCGTCGCATCTTCCAACACAATGACATAACCGCGATGCTCACGCCGCATACGATCACTACCCACTGAACTCTCCAGCAAGGCCACGGTTGCCAACAGATTCAACGTGCCTCCGAATCCTTCCTTTCCGGGGGCCGTCATCTCAATCTCACTTGAAGCAGAACCCATGCGGTGGCTGCGATTGATCAGGCGATCGAGAATCTCCGCGACATCGACGGGAAAGACCTCTTCCATCGCCAGCCCGAGAAACGGCCGCTGCCCCCCAGGATCCATCATCTCGCTCAGTGCGCGATTGGTGAGGATAACCTTACGATTTGCATCGAGGGTTGCCACGCCATTGGGAATTGTCTCCAGCATCGTCTCGAGCTCGCTACGGCGGGCTTCGAGCGCGGAGTTGGCCGCACTCAGCTGAATGGTCGATTCCTCCACCGCCCGGCGGCTGCCCTCAAGATCGGCAGCCATATGATTGAAGCTCCGCACCAGCTCTCCAAGTTCCTCGGTTGCACTCTCCTTCACGCGATGGCCGTAGTCTCCGGCTGCAATCGCATCCATAGCGTCTGCCAGAGCCTCGACCGGTTTCGTCACCTGTTTGGAGAGATGCAGCGCCAACCAGCTCGAAGAAAACAGGGCCAGGCTGGTCATCATCAGCAGTAGAAGCATGTATAGATTTCGCAGCTGCCGTCGGCTGCGAAACAGCGTCCAGTAGGTATCGGCCGCCGAACGGAGACTCCCCATCGTCTCCGCCATGCCCTGCGGCATCGGCAATCCCACTACGACAACGATGCCTTTCTTGGCCGTCGCCGCGCCCAAAGCATAGTCCGTATCTTCAATACTGAAGATTGGCGTATCACTGCGTCGTGCCACGGTAAGGATCGCTTCCTCTTTCGAGGCCATCCGATCCGTAGCAATATCTGCTCCTGTCTTTGCTTCTTTGCCCTCAGGGAGCCAGGGCTTAACACGAACCGGTGCGCCATCTCCCTTCGGAATCTGAAAGGAAGAGATGGTCTGCTGGTCGTGGTAGACCACCACAAATCCACTCTGCAATGTAATCTCGTGCTGGCGCAGGATCGCCAGGACATTTCGGCCATACGCTGCGCCCGTCGTCTTTTCGGGGAGATCGGGCAGAGAAGTGGCGATCGATTCGGCCTCGGCCCTGGCGTTCGCCGTTGTATATCGCGCTAGTTCGAATGCCATATTATTGCTGGCGTTGCGCATCTCCGTTACCGGCTGCGAAAACCAGCGCTCTACGGCACGGTTCAGCAAGAGATAGCTGAACGAAAACATGAACGAGATCGGAAGCAGGCTAACCAGCACCGCCCCCCACAGCATTCGTGTTCGAAGACGCGTGCCCATCACTCGGCTACGTTGATCCGCATACAGCTTCAATACGTTGCGGACCAGCATCACCAGAACGACGACAAACAGAAGAAAGGCTACGATCGTCAGGCCGGTATAGATAAAGATCTGCCCGGTAGTCTCTGGATCTAGAAAACGCTTATTGAAGGCATTCAAAGCCGCCAGAGATGCTAGAAGCACAAGGAGGCAGGTACCCAGAGCAACACTTAGTCCCTTCCGCTTGTTGTCGTCCATGGATATCTCCGTGTCTTGAGGTGGTTACACCAACTCCGCCACGCTCTTCCACTCCCGCTTCTGCGCCGCGGCAACGGCTTCATAGGTCAACACGCCGTCATAGGTGTTTACCCCTTCAGCGATGCCTTTGTCCTCCTGGATAGCTGCCTTCGCTCCCAACTTTGCCAGCTTCATCACATACGGGAAAGTCGCATTCGTCAACGCCAGGGTCGAAGTATTCGGAACAGCCGCCGGCATATTGGTCACACAGTAATGAACGACACCATTGACCTCGAACGATGGATCGCTGTGCGTCGTTGGGTGTGCTGTTTCGATGCAGC
This portion of the Edaphobacter sp. 4G125 genome encodes:
- a CDS encoding sigma-54-dependent transcriptional regulator; the encoded protein is MNHVLIVDDEAEIRESLEGILREEGYLVTTSATATEALDLVRDADYDVVLLDIWLPDRDGLETLGEIRRLENTSLPEVVIISGHGTIEAAVRATKLGAYDFLEKPLSLERTLIVVKNAMRARQMRADNAEFARQLTTKSNVTGQSVAMKALRQQIQLMAPTNGRVLIFGESGTGKELIGRAMHAASLRKDRPFVELNCAAIPEDYIESELFGYRHGAVPGGPQEKRGTFERADGGTLFLDEVGDMSLKTQAKVLRALDEQRFLPVGASHPVHVDVRVIAATNKDLEDEIARGNFREDLFYRLNVIPFYVPPLRERKEDIPLLVKEFLEEFGQQYGRPRVEITEDAVAVLRQYHWPGNVRELRNLVERVLILNPKIHRIEKKYLPMLVYRGPKLTESGRLNTKTEEFSSLVEAREAYEREFILKKLDEVHGNISRAAEGLGLERSHLYRKMKALGVNVKE
- a CDS encoding sensor histidine kinase, translated to MDDNKRKGLSVALGTCLLVLLASLAALNAFNKRFLDPETTGQIFIYTGLTIVAFLLFVVVLVMLVRNVLKLYADQRSRVMGTRLRTRMLWGAVLVSLLPISFMFSFSYLLLNRAVERWFSQPVTEMRNASNNMAFELARYTTANARAEAESIATSLPDLPEKTTGAAYGRNVLAILRQHEITLQSGFVVVYHDQQTISSFQIPKGDGAPVRVKPWLPEGKEAKTGADIATDRMASKEEAILTVARRSDTPIFSIEDTDYALGAATAKKGIVVVVGLPMPQGMAETMGSLRSAADTYWTLFRSRRQLRNLYMLLLLMMTSLALFSSSWLALHLSKQVTKPVEALADAMDAIAAGDYGHRVKESATEELGELVRSFNHMAADLEGSRRAVEESTIQLSAANSALEARRSELETMLETIPNGVATLDANRKVILTNRALSEMMDPGGQRPFLGLAMEEVFPVDVAEILDRLINRSHRMGSASSEIEMTAPGKEGFGGTLNLLATVALLESSVGSDRMRREHRGYVIVLEDATELLRAQKQSAWKEVARRVAHEIKNPLTPIGLSAEQIRRHIDRLAETLRFHQIDSPSPSVIRRCSEVISSSVESMRSLVDQFSALAEFPTAQPRPADLNTIVENALAMFAGRMQNITIVRRMGKGLPLVMADPDALKRAFGNLIDNAAEAMQSSLLRELRIATSLLENGMVELTVADTGSGLTDEMRDRLFLPYFSTKQRGTGLGLAIAAKIVQEHQGTIRAEKNVPAGAKFIIELRAAASSEGELEGQASAAHRNGGVTA